In one Lachnospiraceae bacterium GAM79 genomic region, the following are encoded:
- a CDS encoding NADP-dependent malic enzyme has protein sequence MDYNSLSLKMHEENKGKVEVISKVKIKDRDDLSTAYTPGVAEPCRKIRDNKADVYKYTCKGNMVAVVSDGTAVLGLGDIGPEAAIPVMEGKAILFKEFGGVDAFPICLDTKDVDEIVETVKRIAPVFGGINLEDISAPRCFEIERRLKEELDIPVFHDDQHGTAIVVSAGLINALKLVGKDFDKANVVINGAGSAGISICKLLLQLGIGNVVLVDKQGALCPGQEWMNPAQADMAEITNKDRQTGNLAEIMKGKDVFIGVSAPNIVTAEMVASMATDPIVFAMANPTPEIMPEEAKKGGVRVMATGRSDYPNQINNVLVFPGIFRGALDAKATGITEEMKMAAAKAIASIVTDEELNEEYIIPGAFDDRVAKVVAKAVADEAHKLGITK, from the coding sequence ATGGATTACAATAGCCTGAGCTTAAAGATGCATGAGGAGAATAAAGGAAAGGTTGAGGTCATCTCAAAGGTTAAGATCAAAGACAGAGACGACTTAAGCACAGCATATACACCGGGTGTTGCAGAGCCATGCAGAAAGATCCGTGACAATAAGGCTGATGTATACAAATATACATGTAAGGGCAATATGGTAGCGGTTGTTTCCGATGGAACAGCAGTTCTCGGACTTGGAGATATCGGACCGGAAGCTGCGATTCCTGTTATGGAAGGCAAAGCGATCCTGTTCAAAGAATTCGGTGGAGTGGATGCATTCCCAATCTGTCTTGATACAAAGGATGTAGATGAGATTGTAGAAACCGTAAAACGGATCGCTCCTGTATTTGGCGGTATCAATCTGGAGGATATATCAGCACCGAGATGTTTTGAGATTGAGAGAAGATTAAAGGAAGAACTGGATATCCCTGTATTCCATGACGATCAGCACGGAACAGCTATCGTTGTATCCGCAGGTCTGATCAATGCACTGAAGCTGGTAGGTAAGGATTTCGATAAAGCAAATGTTGTAATTAATGGTGCAGGTTCAGCGGGTATCTCTATCTGCAAGCTGCTTCTTCAGCTAGGTATCGGAAACGTAGTTCTGGTTGATAAGCAGGGTGCTCTCTGTCCGGGTCAGGAATGGATGAATCCGGCACAGGCAGATATGGCAGAGATTACAAATAAAGACAGACAGACTGGAAATCTTGCGGAGATCATGAAGGGCAAGGATGTATTTATCGGTGTATCGGCTCCGAATATTGTAACGGCAGAGATGGTAGCATCCATGGCCACAGATCCAATTGTATTTGCTATGGCGAATCCGACACCGGAGATTATGCCGGAGGAAGCAAAGAAGGGCGGCGTTCGTGTTATGGCGACAGGACGTTCCGACTATCCAAATCAGATCAACAATGTTCTGGTATTTCCCGGTATCTTTCGTGGAGCACTGGATGCGAAGGCAACAGGTATTACAGAAGAAATGAAGATGGCAGCAGCAAAAGCTATTGCATCTATCGTAACCGATGAGGAATTAAATGAAGAGTACATTATTCCGGGTGCGTTTGATGACAGAGTAGCAAAAGTGGTAGCTAAGGCAGTTGCGGATGAAGCACATAAGCTTGGTATAACAAAATAA